In Methanohalobium evestigatum Z-7303, the DNA window AAAACAAAATATGTCAATTAAACCACTGTAAAAGGTTGTTGATACCAAATGCTATTAAGGATAAAATAATCACATATACAACATATAATAAATATTCTTTATCCATTTTCTTTACCCGTACTGATTTTAATATAAGTAAAACCACAAATCCAAAAATAAAAAGATAGTGCAGAAACAAACTGCACTTAATTTTGTCTTCTCAAAACCATGTAAACTGCACCAAGTACACCGAGAGCCAATAATGAACTGAATCCAGGAGTAGATTCTGATTCCTCAGATTCATTTTGCTCTGTATCGGGTTTCGGTTCTGTTTCAGGTTCTGGCTCAGTTTTCTCTTCTTCAACTGTCTCTATTTCATCTCCTACTACAGTGAATACCGAGAATCCTGGAGTTGTAGCGGTGAAATGCAGCAGTTCATCATCTTCTGCTTTTTTGTTAGTCGGGAGGTCGTGCCATTCACCGCTGTGATATCTTGCCAACCGGATAGAATCCACATCGATGTTGTTCTCCTCGACCCACTCCTTGGTAACCTCGAACTCGATAAGCAGGTTGTCTGAATTATCATCCGAAACAGTACCTTCACTTCCTACAGTGATGCTCATTTTGCTGTAAGTTCGGGTTTTAGATTGTTCAGCTCCATCTGGTGTATCGCTCTCATCAGTTTCAGTCGGTGATTTGACATCGTCAGGCAATGTTTCAAGTGTTTCTACTTTGGCAACTACACGTCCCATGTTTTCCTTTGACTCAAAACTAATACCTTTTACAGAGTCGCTTTGTTCATCGAAGTCGTATTCAGTGGTTTTACCTACTGAAACAACCTTTTGTTTGGAATCTGAAGATAGGACATTTTCATTCGGCATATTCTGTCCTACACTTACTCTTCCTGAACTATCGGTTTCTTGGTCATCAGATTCATCTTTTGGAGGTGTTTCTGGTACTATTATATGGGTATTGTTCTGTAAATATGGATATGATTCCTTAGAACCAGAGTCGACACTCCATGTGTTTTCGAAATCCAAAGCCATGTTATCCATTGCAGCGTTACCTACCATCTCAGAAGTTGTGAGAGCTGTTCCACCATCTGATGAAGTTTGACCTGTTGTATCGGTATCCCAGTAGGCATCTTCGACGGTCGCATCGTTTTCGTTCGTTCCGATGAGGCCGCCTATAGTGCTGCCCTCGGTTGTAACTTCTCCAGTCGAGTATGATAGGTTCACGGTGCCAGGGGAGTTCAGCCCAACGAGTCCACCAACGTTTTTATCTCCATCAACATCTCCAAGAGCGTATGTGTTTGTCACAAGGTCATATTCGTTCCAGCCGATAAGTCCTCCGACGTTTTCATTACCTTCTACACTACCGGTTGCATATGACTGTTTTACTGTAGTAAGTCCTTTACTATTATATCCAATAAGTCCTCCTACATTATTTCTTTCAGGGGCGGTTATATCCCCGGTCGCGTTCGAAGTTTTTACAGTTCCTCCTAGATTGAAACCAACTAGACCTCCAAATCCAGATGGTAACTGACCTTGAGTTTCTACCTTATTAGAAACAGTATCAACCGTCTCAACCTTTCCCATCGCACTTGAGTTGTCAATAGTACCACGTTTGTTGCGACCAACGAGTCCCCCCAGGTTCCTTTCACCACTAACATCACCAGTGGCATATGAGTCGGTTACAAAGTCATTTTCGTTCTGGCCAACTAATCCACCCACATATTCATAACCACTAATATCACCAGTTGCATATGATTCACTAACTGTTTTTGGTTCAGATGCCAAATTGTAGCCGACGAGGCCGCCGACGTAGGTCGCACCTTCGGCATTCACATCACCTGTAGCGTTTGACAGTTCAATGTGTCCAATGTTAAATCCGATGAGGCCGCCGAAATTCTCAGGAGATGACGCTCCGTCGTGGACAGTTACTGTTCCGCTGGCGCTCGACTGGAGGATTGTGGCGCCCTTATTTATTCCAGCAAGCCCACCGACATCTTCAGAACCAGACACATTACCGGTAGAGTAACTCTGGTATACAGTACCAACATGGTCTACAGTACCAACATTATATTCACCAACGAGCCCACCGACATTATCAGAACCATTCACATCACCAGTAGAGTAACTATGGTTTACAGTACCTTGATAATTATAACCAACGAGCCCACCGACATCTTTAGAACCATTCACATCACCGGTAGAGTAACTATGATTTACAGTACCTTGATCATTCCAACCAACGAGCCCACCGACAAGCTTAGCACCAGTCACATTGGTGTCTTCAAGTCCCACATTATTGATTTCTGAACTATTGGTAAATCCAAAAAGCCCGACATTACTGGCACTTGGTCTATCAATTTGAAGTCCTGCTATTGTGTGGTTTTGACCGTCAAAAGTGCCTGTGAATCTTGTTGTCGAATTACCAATCGGCTTGAATCCGTTGTCGCCGTTGGCCGAGGCACTCGCCACTTCGTCGTAACCCTTGGTGTTTTTGTCGAGGTCGGAGATTAGTGTAAAGTTGGCATCGAGGTTCTCGCGGGTGTTGTTGAGGTGGTACCAGTTAGCTATTTTATAGGGGTTGGATTCAGTTCCGTTACCATCAGCGTACGATGGTTGAAGTCCTGGTGCAGGTTCTTGAGTGTTATCCAATAAATAAGGATACGACATCTTGCTGTTATCAATAACATTCCATGTATTCGTGAAGTCGAACCCATCTAAATTAGTCTCGGCATTATTGCCGGTCATTTCGGCGGTTGTAAGTCCTATACTACTGCCAGCAGAGTTATCTTGTCCCGATGTTTCGGTGTCCCAATAACTATTATCAGTAGAACCACTATTATTTAAACCTACGAGCCCACCGACATAATCACTAGAACCAGTCACATTACCAGTAGAGTAACTCTGGTCGATAGAACCATAATTCCAACCAACGAGCCCACCAACACTACTAGAACCAGAACCAGTCACATTACTGGTAGAGTAACTCTGGTTTACAGTACCACCATCATTCCAACCAACGAGCCCTCCAACACTATAACCAGAACCAGTTACATTACCGGTAGAGTAACTCTGGTTTACAGTACCATAACTATGACCTACGAGCCCACCGACATAAGCATAAGCATAATCACCAGTCACATTGATATTCTCAAGTCCCACATTACTGACTTTTGAATTGCCACCAATTTCTGCAAAAAGCCCGACCTTATTGGCACTTGGTCTATCTATATGAAGTTCTGTTATCTTGTGGTTTTGACCGTCAAAAGTACCTGTGAATTGGTTGTTATCATCACCAATTCCTATCGGCTCGAATCCAGCACCGCCGTTTGCAGTTTCGTTTGCCACTGAATCATAACCATCTGTTGTTTCATTCAGGTCGTTGACGAGAGTGAAGTTGGCATCGAGGTTTTCACGGGTGTTGTTGAGGTGGTACCAAGTCGCTATCTCGTATTCATTGCCCTCAGTACCGTCACCATCAGCATACAATATTTGGAGCCCGGGTTCTGGTTCTTGATTATTATCTACTAAGTAAGGGTAGGATATGTTACTGGAATCAAGAACATCCCACGTGCTACCAAAGTCGAAACCATTCATGTTGTTTTTAGCGGCTTCACCTTTCATTTTGGCGGTTGTGAGAGCCACTCCACCATCGGATGATGATTGTCCCGATGTTTCGGTGTCCCAATATGAATTATCAACAGTTCCCTCATCATTGTATCCAATCAAACCTTTGTTCATGAACATTGCACTGAATCTACCATTCATTTCTTGCATACTATCGAAGTGAGAACCTTCAATGTCTATTCCAAAGTCCTTTCCTTTGTAGACAGTTATTGTTTCAATACCTGAATCACTCCACGAACCATAGGTATCGAGATTCATTATATTTATCCGTGATTCGCCCTCTGGAGTATCAACAACGATATATGCTTTTGCAGATGCATCGTTATATGAGTGATGTCCACTAGCATCCCATTTAAATTCAAGTTCCGTTGTTTCCTGAGATGTAGTACGGTATTCCCAACTACTCTCATAGTTATTAGAATCCCAATTGAAATCTATACCATTATCAAATACACCTGTATGAGAAACTGAATGAGAATCAGGTCCAGAAGAACTCCATACTGATACTCGATTTATCGTGGATTCCACAGTACCAATAGAATATGAATTCGATATGTTACCTGAACTATATCCAACAAAACCAGATGTTTCAGAAAATCCAGTCACGTTAGCAATAGAATAAGATTTAGTCACATTACTTTCGTTGATGTATCCTACAAGCCCACCTACTTTTTCAGATCCAGTCACATTACCTGTGGAGTAACTTTGATAAACAAAACCATCATTATTATAACCAACAAGAGCACCGACTGCAGAATCACCCGTAATATTGACATCTTTAAGACTTACATTGCTAATTGAATTTCCATCTGTATATCCAAATAAACCAACATTATTTTCACCTAACCTGTTTATTACAAGATTTGATATGTTGTATCCATTTCCATCAAAAGTACCTGTGAAAGGATTATCATTGCTATCATTACCAATCGGCTCGAATCCATCCGCAGAGTTCTCAACTACTTCTTCATAACCATCGGTTGTTTCATTCAGGTCGTTGACGAGCGTGAAGTTGGCATCGAGGTTCTCGCGGGTGTTGTTGAGGTGGTACCAGTTATC includes these proteins:
- a CDS encoding GLUG motif-containing protein, with the protein product MKYDSETSNKKQAFKISILMISIVTILMAFSGMSTALPDYGTDTYDGYTPDKQQVLLINNSDNVIAGLWEGNNSGVYYYNNSSTSWVNESGVNNKTIAIQRAVDNSTAENGTIIVGDGLYNGSLKIDNPNVTELTYNNSKPVIDGLNTGSTISISVDNVNVSGFNITNSSNTLVNVSNANYINLTNNNITDNSKGVILQKSNNSNVKDNYFINNGGDGFDYAICLESSNKTNVSSNIFKENYICICSFNSNYNNLVNNTFLNNLATIYNRNSESNNITNNYIANNSLGIGLLGTSSKNNVTGNKIINTTYDDTVDTSGVGILISGNSENNKVNGNKINNSSVTGISLDQNSNGNAPSNNLIYNNYLNNTNNAYVNDSCTGNNWNISKKSGTNIMGGPYLGGNYWANRSGDGFSQTNIDENGDGICDSSYTINSNTDSVDNLPLNASYTVSNNYAGGDGTEDKPYQIDNWYHLNNTRENLDANFTLVNDLNETTDGYEEVVENSADGFEPIGNDSNDNPFTGTFDGNGYNISNLVINRLGENNVGLFGYTDGNSISNVSLKDVNITGDSAVGALVGYNNDGFVYQSYSTGNVTGSEKVGGLVGYINESNVTKSYSIANVTGFSETSGFVGYSSGNISNSYSIGTVESTINRVSVWSSSGPDSHSVSHTGVFDNGIDFNWDSNNYESSWEYRTTSQETTELEFKWDASGHHSYNDASAKAYIVVDTPEGESRINIMNLDTYGSWSDSGIETITVYKGKDFGIDIEGSHFDSMQEMNGRFSAMFMNKGLIGYNDEGTVDNSYWDTETSGQSSSDGGVALTTAKMKGEAAKNNMNGFDFGSTWDVLDSSNISYPYLVDNNQEPEPGLQILYADGDGTEGNEYEIATWYHLNNTRENLDANFTLVNDLNETTDGYDSVANETANGGAGFEPIGIGDDNNQFTGTFDGQNHKITELHIDRPSANKVGLFAEIGGNSKVSNVGLENINVTGDYAYAYVGGLVGHSYGTVNQSYSTGNVTGSGYSVGGLVGWNDGGTVNQSYSTSNVTGSGSSSVGGLVGWNYGSIDQSYSTGNVTGSSDYVGGLVGLNNSGSTDNSYWDTETSGQDNSAGSSIGLTTAEMTGNNAETNLDGFDFTNTWNVIDNSKMSYPYLLDNTQEPAPGLQPSYADGNGTESNPYKIANWYHLNNTRENLDANFTLISDLDKNTKGYDEVASASANGDNGFKPIGNSTTRFTGTFDGQNHTIAGLQIDRPSASNVGLFGFTNSSEINNVGLEDTNVTGAKLVGGLVGWNDQGTVNHSYSTGDVNGSKDVGGLVGYNYQGTVNHSYSTGDVNGSDNVGGLVGEYNVGTVDHVGTVYQSYSTGNVSGSEDVGGLAGINKGATILQSSASGTVTVHDGASSPENFGGLIGFNIGHIELSNATGDVNAEGATYVGGLVGYNLASEPKTVSESYATGDISGYEYVGGLVGQNENDFVTDSYATGDVSGERNLGGLVGRNKRGTIDNSSAMGKVETVDTVSNKVETQGQLPSGFGGLVGFNLGGTVKTSNATGDITAPERNNVGGLIGYNSKGLTTVKQSYATGSVEGNENVGGLIGWNEYDLVTNTYALGDVDGDKNVGGLVGLNSPGTVNLSYSTGEVTTEGSTIGGLIGTNENDATVEDAYWDTDTTGQTSSDGGTALTTSEMVGNAAMDNMALDFENTWSVDSGSKESYPYLQNNTHIIVPETPPKDESDDQETDSSGRVSVGQNMPNENVLSSDSKQKVVSVGKTTEYDFDEQSDSVKGISFESKENMGRVVAKVETLETLPDDVKSPTETDESDTPDGAEQSKTRTYSKMSITVGSEGTVSDDNSDNLLIEFEVTKEWVEENNIDVDSIRLARYHSGEWHDLPTNKKAEDDELLHFTATTPGFSVFTVVGDEIETVEEEKTEPEPETEPKPDTEQNESEESESTPGFSSLLALGVLGAVYMVLRRQN